From Acidobacteriota bacterium:
AAGTAGTAGTTGCCCATGGCCATTGCGGAGGCGTCGTTGGTGTAGATGCCGTTGCTCTCCCACCGAACATTGGTCCAGCCCGAGATTGCGAACCCCTTGTCCTCCGTTCCGTCTTGCCCAATGAAATAGCTCAGAGCTTCGTCATGCGTTTCACGGAACTGATCGTCCGCTGCCATGGTCGGCTTGAACATGACGCTGGTCTCGCCATATGCATAGAGGTCATTGATGTGTTCCGTCGCACGGGCGGTGTAGTCGCCGCCATCGGCATGGACTTTGGCGATCGCGACGATACCCTCGCCCCAAGTTTCCTGTGCATCGACGACAGCCTGTTCGGAGATCGGTTGCGCTGCAGCTGACGTCGCAATGGCGGCAAGGGCGAGGCCGCAGGCCGCGGTCAGAACAGGATGTAGTTGATTCTTCATGATGGGTGGGTCCTCTCTTTCGTGCAATCGACGAGATCGTGAGCTCGGGGCCAATCCGGCGCGTGGCAGGGTAAACGGAGAGCGTTTGCCTTGTCAACAGCGTGGCGCGACACGAAGAATCCCTGGCTGGCCCGGATGCCGGCTCGCAAGCCGCGCATGCTGGTCGCGGTGGCGCCGGCCAACCGGATGGCGCCTTCACGGCAAACCGAAAACGAACAGGTTGTTGCCGCTGCTCGGCCGCAGCTCCGGCGTCAGGTCCAGGAAGCGGCCGGTGCCGACGCTGATC
This genomic window contains:
- a CDS encoding phosphoribosyl-AMP cyclohydrolase; this encodes MKNQLHPVLTAACGLALAAIATSAAAQPISEQAVVDAQETWGEGIVAIAKVHADGGDYTARATEHINDLYAYGETSVMFKPTMAADDQFRETHDEALSYFIGQDGTEDKGFAISGWTNVRWESNGIYTNDASAMAMGNYY